In Juglans microcarpa x Juglans regia isolate MS1-56 chromosome 1S, Jm3101_v1.0, whole genome shotgun sequence, the genomic stretch GGTGGTCGATATCCAGAACCACGGGGATACCTGTTGCTCATAGTATCACGATGAAATGTTGGGCCATGGCCCTTTTGTGTTACATTTACACGAGCTGGATATGGAGATTCAGTAGAGTTCGGCCTTAATTCTTCTCCACTTCGGTGTTGGTAATTAGGAGGATTTTGAACATATCCGGGTGATTCAGGGATACTTAGACTACCCATATCAGGCATACTTGTGTGTCGAGCTGAAAACCTGGGGCCATCAGGTCTAGGAGAAATTGGGCGAAAACCACCCTGACTATGAGAATTTACAAGATGCAGATTCTCTAGTCCAAAAGGAGGTTGCATATGGGGGTTGTTTGGCCTCAAAGGAagagaatattgattttgtgcAATACCTACGAAATTAATGCTATTACTCCCTGAGATTTCAGAACTGCCAGTTAACAAATCTGAAGTAGACCGACTTACAGAGACTACAGGCTCAATGAAACCAAAGAATTCATGTGGGGCTTTCTTAAACTGGTTGGGTTCTGTATGTTCCGGTTGGTAAGGGTAATCATTGTTTTTACTCTCTTGAGTTGAAACTGGCATGCTTGAGGCCCTGGACATGCTCAATTGATTTATGGTTTTTCGACCATTCCTCCCCTTATTTTTGTTATCACCAACCCTTTCACTACTGGAAGGCCTTTGATTTCCAAAAGAAAGGTTTTCAGAATTGCTGTATGTCATAGGTTGGCTTAATTGAATAGGTTCAGAAGCTTGGTATTGAGATGTTTCATGATTAGAGGTATGATGACCATTAGCGAACTGTGATGATTCACCACTCGAAAGTGGGGGTCCTCCGGCAGAGAGGCTAGTCCAAAGCCAGACAGTCTTCGCTGCAGCAATCAGGGGTGCGGATGCTTTTTGCGGCTGCGCTAGAAGAATGTTATACCTCCTCATGCGCAGTTGATGGAGCGCATTAGAGAAATCTCTGTCTCCCGAAATTAGCATAAAGTTTGCAGGGGCAGGGTTGTCTACTGCCCAGAACAGCATATCGACTAATATCTTCTTGTCACTAGCATCTTTCACACCTGTAACATACCTTGACGTGTCAATGAGAACAAATACACATTCAAACATCATCACAATCTTACCTTCTAGTTCATTAAACATGCTACTCaagaaagtatatatattttcaacagGTTTGCAAGAGTTGGAAGTGCAGTTAAACAAAgtttctaaaacaataattgCACAGAGAATGAGTTccagaaagaaataaaaagactGTACGTAATTGATGCCTAATTAAAATTAGTTCtcacataaataataatagatactTGATCGTCTATAACTTCAACCTTCATTGAGGacagctaaaaaaaaataatttcttataaatgttttccacaaaataaaaaatcgttgaaaagaaaagaatccaAGATCATCGTCACGCCCGAACACAAAATCTGCGCTTTAATTTGCAAAACTAGGGTTATTCTTAGATGAATTGGATGTGCAGTAAGGAATCATCGATAAGACGATAATCTAACATAACATGAGATTTAAGGATCAACAAGTGGAGTTAAAAGCTAAACCAGTATACACATAGCTACATCAATCGATAACAAAGAGGCAGAAATGCTAGTTTGGCATAATTGGCACGGAATAAACCAGGCgtgtatttgattttgaacTCGAAAGTCAAAAGGCAGAAATAAACCAAATTCTCACAACAAAAATTAGtcgaaagaaatgaaaagtcgATGCGACACTCGGAAAATCCAGATCGGAAATAATTTGAAGGACGACCGTCCTCCTCCACAATCAGAATCAGAATGGGGGGAAGAGGATACGCAACATATTTTAAGGTGGGGGAAGGAAAGGAGTACCAGCGGGGACGTGGTTGAGGGCGATGCCGGTGCTGGAGAGGGCTTGTTGGACAGATACAGGGATCCCGTTGGTGTCGCCATAGGCGGAGATGGAGACGGGACCACAGTAATTCATCTTAGCGAGCGCGGAGCTGATGTTCTGGGCAATCGCGTACGCGTCGCTGCCCTTGGGAACTTGGCAGTTCTCTATGTCCCACCACACAGACGTCTTGGCCTTGACGTACTGCTCCTCCGCCAACGCTGGGGACGACAGCGTTGAACCGAGTCCGCCTCCATTTACATCTCCGACCATTCTCAACACAGGTCAGGGAGCCGCACACAAAATAGCATAAAccgcctcttcttcttcttcttcttgtcgtTTATCGGCGCTCTTTCTGTTTCTGGGTGTTTCTGCAAAGTGCAAACTAAACTGCTATCGAGTGTCTTTCACTTTGGAGGTGCGGACCGTGGTGTGGGCAAAGACAATATACTCCATGGGCGGGGCCCACGCGAAGACTCCACTTCTTCCGCTCGTAATATGTAATTAGGTTAATAATCAGTAACCCTTGCCTTCTTAATCATGATTATTACTcaaattatctttaaagagccattaatacaaaaaaaaaaatcatctttgcagattgttttaaaaaattatatatatatatatttgcagatgaaaaatgatagaatttaatttataaataagtttataaaataaatttatcttataaattaattaagattgcaaatcaaattttgacacaatctacaaataaaatcttattgatttgaaatgaacaatttaaaatatgagaaatgacTTAACTACAAAGAAATTTcgcaaaaataaatctacaaaccgACGTGgtataaaatagtaaattagattataaaatcacttttattgtaaaataaatctaacaaattatataaaattgtgttAGTTTGTGTGTGGCTTTACAACACATTTATATTctgaattgtattttttttttcctatattttctGGTGAATTAGAATCTATTGAGTTAAAACCGTTCGGTAAATAATGATAACCCTtaccttctttttcttctaaagaaaCTATTATATTGGAAATGTTTGACTAAATGGTAGTGCTTGTTTTTAGTGGCTGATTTATTCCATCCCaacatgggtttttttttttttcaattttccatttccattcttTAGGATtatttaactctctctctctctctctctctctctgtggtttAGCTgtatttaactttaaatatgaaattgtCACATGTTCACAGGAAGTTTCCTCCAACCCAATTCGGAAGTAAACTGTGTCCGTATACAAAATAGTATTCTCTAACCCATATTCGAAGTAAAGAACTAATCAGGGGGAAAAAATGGTCATTGCACCCATCTTCTCTTTgtctcatttcatttttcctctAGATTTCCACATTCGAGGCAATAAAATTTGGTTGACCTGGAAAGAAAATCCACATCCCACATGTTTGTTCCTTCCCTTTTTCCTCCAtaccaaacaagaaaaaaaggagtCATTCTGGTCCACTCTCCATTTTCCTTCCATCTGTCTTCATTTTTCTCCTATATGACATAACACAACCAATAAATCACTCCTTGACTACTTCCTCAGACCGAGTCTTTACATTAAATCAGTATAGCCTACTATATGCTCCTTGCTATTCTTCCTCTGTTTCTAATATGTATGGCTACTAAGCTGGCTTCTCCCAAGATGCGACAGTTTCGAGGGAGGAATTAAAGTAGCTTCTTCATCCACTTCTGAACCGGGAATGGAAGCATTCCATCCAATCCTTCCatcgttgttgttgttgttgttgttgtttacGTCATCGGGGACATATGCATCAGATTCTTTCCTCTCCATCTTAAACTCCTGCAAAGTTTGGAAACAATAAGAACATAATAAGATCATTATTTAGCATACTATAAGCAATCATTCCAGAACTGGCACAAGAGAATTACATTGATTGACTCTTtcagataaaaatgaaaagaattaaTGTAACGAAAggtaataaaaaagaaaagatatgtGGGTACTCACTAAAGAAACCAAGGATTCTTATCAGGCTCATTTCAATTTTCCAAGCAAAGGGAGAAAAagctataaaaagaaaaaagcaaaatgTTGTGTGCTTTGTTGGAACATTCGGTGAAAGACAGACAGATGGGAGAGGTAAAGACTAAGTACTCCTAATGAAGACTAAGGGTATTTGTAATGGCTTCTTCGtcctatcatttaaaatatatcatcaaaatttaatttttctattttatatattgacttttacattatactatatatcagtttatctattttttcttcatatcatttaaatattatattttttaatatttttttattcatttcaaatattttctctatctATCAATAATATCcacatatcttttgatatttgtaatatctccccatatacaatgtcatataattatgttctattttaaattaatccaaatttataagctaaaccaaaatataaattaattcaaaaaataaaaataagagattatatacggaaaatattctcaaagtatattatgagaatatccATTCTCAATAATTGTAAAAGAATATTCTTTAAGATATATTCCGTGAAAATTCATTTTCGATAATTGTGAAAGAATATTCCTAAAATATTCTTCGGTATATTCTGTGAATATCTATTTCCGATAATTGTGAAagaatattcttaatatattttctaGTATATACTAAgaatatttctttgattttctcaAAACTTCAACTATAAATAACACCATTTCTTCATAAAGTTTCACCAACATcttcatttccatttctttacacaattcttcttgttcttctttctaTATAGTTCTTATGGATCCCGTCTCTGAGGTATTCAACTCTTCGTCATCTGTCGAGAAGTTCGAATTAAATTTAGCTCTTACTATGGAAGCAGAACGTTTGGGTAATGAAAGAGGCTCGGTATCACGTCGTAATTCTATTATGCGTCGTATATTCATTCGAAGAAATCCGTTTGAAGGCCACCAACGCCTTTTCCAAGATTATTTTGCTAAATCACCCATATATCCTCCGAATCTATTCCGCAGGAGGTTCCGAATACAACTTCATCTTTTCTTGCATCAAGCTGCAGTCAAAGTATACGAACCATATTTCATCTAAAGAAGAGATGTTGCTAGAAGACTTGGGCATTCCTCCCTTCAAAAAATAACTATTGCGATGAGAATATTAGCTTATGGAGTATCTGGTGATTTTGTGGACGAATACTTAAGGATTGTAGAAAATACAGCAATCgagtatttgaaaaaaatttgttaagGCTGTCATTAGCATCTTCTCCAATGAGTACTTAAGATCACCAAACGATAGCGATATTGCTAGATTGCTAGCTGTTGGAGAAAGTCGTGGGTTTCCTGGGATGTTAGGGAGTGTtgattgcatgcattggaaATGGAAAAATTGTCCATGTGCATGGAAAGGAATGTATTGTGGTCACATTCATGAGCCAACGATAATTTTAGAAGTCGTAGCGTCATACGACCTTTGGATatggcatgcattttttggaTTATCAGGCTCTCATAATGATATTAATGTCCTAGAACATTCTCTATTTTTAGAGAGCTCGCTGAAGGACATGCTCTAAAAGTCAACTACTCAATAAATGGAAATGACTACTTAATGAGATATTATCTTGCTGATGGTATATATCCTTCATGGTCGACGTTTGTCAAAACAATTCATGCTCCACATggccataaaaaaaaacattttgctaCAATTCAAGAATCAGCAAAAAAAGATGTAGAACGAGCATTTGGAGTGCTTCAAGCTTGATTTGCAATTGTATGCGGACTTGCATGATTTTATGATCGACAAACGCTAAAGGAGATTATGATGGCATGCATAATTTTGCATAATATGATCGTAAAAGATGAGCGGCATTCTTACCTTCGAGTACAAGACTTCGTTCATGAACAAAACGATGAAATATCTCAAGAGCCAGTGTCCCATGAGCATATAGATGAATTTGTAAACTTCattcaacatcatcatcacattCGAGATCGAGAACTTCATTCTCAACTCCAATCGGATCTTATTGAACATTTATGGCAAATATATAGTCAATTTTAAgtacttgtattttatatttcactATGTTTAGCCTAAtgttttattcttgttttgtaCAAGATGTAaccttaattttcttaatttcactATGTTTAGTATAATGTTATATTCTTGTTTAATGCCAAGGGTAATTTAAGATTTAGGTCTGTTCTATCATCAATAATGTTTATAATCTTTGCAAACTATTTTTAATAGTTGTTTGCTGaatcattagttttttttttttttcgtaatgttccttttataaaaaaaatttggtcacAAAACTAGCCACCAATGTTTCTTTTTACTTGGTCCCTATATTCCAAGATGCCTCCGTCAAATACATACACAAATTAAGGATATAGCTACTGAATGTGTTGTTCAGCATTCTCGAGACTTCGAAGTTCAGATTTTAGGGGCTAGGTAACTAGAGAAAACATATGGATAGAAATTCAACAAGGCATTGCTCCTTAACAATGAGTTGTCTATATCAAATAGAAGGTTTGAGACCAAGAACACTACACTAAGGAAAAATACTGCCCAGGATagggaaaatgaagagaaataataaaatgagactAAGAAAACTAAGAGATTATATTCCACAAAAATACATTCTCATTCAACATGTATAGATTCTCACGAAGGTAATATCCAATGTGGAAGAAAGTTGAATGTAAGAATTTTCATCAATAAGTTCAAATTGTTATACTCTGAACATAGTGATTAAAACAAACTCCATAATACAGTAAGTTCAGATTTTAACTCATTCATTCACATAATAATCATTCATGCTCATTTCTTCACATAATACTCTTAAATCATTCACAACTACACTTTAGTGTCCCACCATCATAATTTTCCTAACAAATAACACATTAGACTATTAAGACAGTTTGATGTGTGAATTGtgttatgttatatataaaagaaaatctagaCTATCCACTGGCTGCATTGTGACTCAGGTTTGTGCATAGTTTTATACAAAAACtatcaaaataatttccaaatgTGGCTGAATTTGTAGCTTCAAGTTTGTGCTatgttttatacaaaaaaactaTCAAAAGAGCATTCCCAAAAGTGGCTGCATTGTTACCTTTCTAAAAATGTTCATTTGCAACTCATACACCACCCAGTCATGGATTTGTAGGCCTTTGCTTCTCAAGTATTTTCAATTGGAGcctacaaaaatactcttgCTACATTGGAGGCAAACTTGAGTTGTCAATCCTCATAATTTCCTTATCTTCTCTCTGTTGATCCAAATCAAGCCTCTCTTTTGTAAGGCAGATAAGCTCTTTCTTATCTTCTACATTCTCAGCATTTGCTCACTTTTTCTCCTATCTCATTTTAGTCACCAAATCAGCAAGATTCGAAGAAATACTATCTTGCCTCTTTCGTTTCTTTTTAGCCTTCTTTCCAATAGGTCTCTCCAGATTCACATCTATAGATAGAGATATGGTGTCTTCATCTATAGATATAAACATTGGCACATGAGCATCTGGGGTTACTGATCTTCTCTTAATTTTCACACTACCATCAGCCACAGTTTGTTTCCATTTTGGATGGTGCCTTAGAATAGTCCAACAATGAAGGAAGTTGAATGTTGCGAACTGGTTACTTCGATAGAGCTCATTTGCTTGCTCAAtctaaaaaatcattaaatgagatgtgaaatatatataatacaatgtCATTtaaacaatgaaattaaaagatattgtTTGTGCATCTTATCTTGTTTAGTAACCCCACTTGGAGACCTTCCTTCGATTTGAGCTAAGGCCCCACAAAACTTTTTTGTAGCATATTGGATGGTTGACCATCTATTTGTAAGAGAACTTGAACTACGTTCACAAGATGTGTGTTTCTTGTTTTTCTCATGATATTCATGTACTCTAACCCAAAATAAATGTTTAGATTGATCAACCCCATTGATCGAGTCCAAACTCATATTAAGCCACGCTGACATTAGTAAATTATCCTCCTCAACATTAAAGTTTCATtgtctagattttaattttctagCAGTAACTTGTTTTGGGTTGGGAGGAGTTACTTGAGATTCTAATTCATTCAAAGATGTGAGAAGGTAGTCATTGTAGCTTTCTTCCCCTTCCTGTAAGAGGGTAGTAAATGAATGAACTCGATGGAGTTGTGAATCCATCcttcaaaggaaaaaacaaaagaaaaaaatgggatCATGGAACTCAATAATTCTATCGATTAAAAAGTTtgtcaaattaaattttaataagtaCCACTTGTTGATTAAactcaattaaaaattttactGATCTCAA encodes the following:
- the LOC121247393 gene encoding meiosis regulator and mRNA stability factor 1-like, whose protein sequence is MVGDVNGGGLGSTLSSPALAEEQYVKAKTSVWWDIENCQVPKGSDAYAIAQNISSALAKMNYCGPVSISAYGDTNGIPVSVQQALSSTGIALNHVPAGVKDASDKKILVDMLFWAVDNPAPANFMLISGDRDFSNALHQLRMRRYNILLAQPQKASAPLIAAAKTVWLWTSLSAGGPPLSSGESSQFANGHHTSNSNSENLSFGNQRPSSSERVGDNKNKGRNGRKTINQLSMSRASSMPVSTQESKNNDYPYQPEHTEPNQFKKAPHEFFGFIEPVVSVSRSTSDLLTGSSEISGSNSINFVGIAQNQYSLPLRPNNPHMQPPFGLENLHLVNSHSQGGFRPISPRPDGPRFSARHTSMPDMGSLSIPESPGYVQNPPNYQHRSGEELRPNSTESPYPARVNVTQKGHGPTFHRDTMSNRYPRGSGYRPPASPPINGVSSNGGWGSRGRSPPSEYEKTVRRTRIPWEQTRLSPQRLVV